A genome region from Nocardia sp. NBC_01730 includes the following:
- a CDS encoding TetR/AcrR family transcriptional regulator: MRTNANTSLREEQKRHTRARLMTGAKKLFSTRGYAAVRVDDIAAAVGCSRATFYLHFAGKVEILSAIAAQSTVPSTLRFYEDLDRVLEAGSRAEFVGWVTRAIEWFHEYKELLPAWDEATALEPEFRELARDGIRALPNAMTSYLAGWPADRQDEARLRVELLVAQLERFFTRWAMQGTIDVSAEQAAEVLADIWFPALRAPSGAS, from the coding sequence ATGCGAACGAACGCGAACACCAGCCTGCGGGAGGAGCAGAAGCGGCACACCAGGGCCCGGCTCATGACGGGTGCCAAGAAGCTGTTCAGCACTCGCGGCTACGCGGCGGTCCGGGTGGACGACATCGCGGCGGCGGTCGGCTGCAGCCGCGCGACCTTCTATCTGCACTTCGCGGGCAAGGTGGAGATCCTGAGCGCCATCGCCGCGCAGAGCACCGTGCCCAGCACGCTGCGCTTCTACGAGGACCTGGATCGCGTGCTCGAGGCCGGGTCGCGCGCCGAATTCGTCGGCTGGGTCACCCGCGCGATCGAGTGGTTCCACGAGTACAAAGAACTGCTGCCCGCCTGGGACGAGGCGACGGCGCTGGAGCCCGAATTCCGCGAACTCGCACGCGACGGCATTCGCGCGCTGCCGAACGCGATGACCTCCTACCTCGCGGGCTGGCCCGCCGACCGGCAGGACGAGGCGCGGTTGCGCGTGGAGCTGCTTGTGGCGCAACTGGAACGGTTCTTCACCCGGTGGGCCATGCAGGGCACCATCGACGTCTCCGCGGAGCAGGCCGCCGAGGTACTCGCCGACATCTGGTTTCCGGCACTGCGGGCGCCCTCCGGCGCGAGTTGA
- a CDS encoding SRPBCC family protein, translating into MIATVDVEVPVRTAYNQWTQFESFPQFMEGVEAVRQLDDRHMHWRIRVGPSTREFDATITEQHPDERVAWKSVSGPRHAGVITFHRLDDTHTRVTAQMDVDPEGFVETAADKLDILTDRVQKDMQRFKEFLECQGHETGAWRGDIPRPDA; encoded by the coding sequence ATGATCGCCACCGTAGACGTCGAGGTGCCGGTGCGCACCGCTTACAACCAGTGGACGCAATTCGAGTCGTTTCCGCAGTTCATGGAGGGTGTCGAGGCAGTGCGGCAGCTCGATGACAGACATATGCATTGGCGCATCCGTGTCGGCCCGTCGACGCGGGAATTCGACGCAACCATCACCGAACAGCACCCCGACGAGCGGGTGGCCTGGAAGTCCGTGAGCGGACCCCGCCACGCGGGTGTGATCACCTTCCACCGGCTGGACGACACGCACACCAGAGTGACTGCCCAGATGGACGTCGACCCGGAAGGCTTCGTGGAGACCGCCGCGGACAAACTCGACATTCTGACGGACCGCGTGCAGAAAGACATGCAGCGCTTCAAGGAATTCCTCGAGTGCCAGGGCCATGAGACCGGCGCCTGGCGGGGCGATATTCCGCGCCCGGACGCCTGA
- a CDS encoding acyl-CoA synthetase: MSLSFPALSGTVRKVGDLALSVNVMVRRRLFNPLRPDHVVRSAFNVLRFGPFAGVVMHAAQTGPSAGAIVDERGELTFGQLDEQSNALARGLADQGLQPGDVVAVLARDHRGMVLSLLATGKLGVRTVLMNTSFAKPQFADVAEREHVKAVLHDSEFLELMSAIPADIPRVLTWVDEKDNADPSIPTIESLVVRRSTAPLPAPAKPGGVVVLTSGTTGTPKGAPRDRVSPFASAQFLDRVPLPNNGTMLMAAPIFHGTGLSQFTLGLALGNRVVFQQRRFDPEKTLANITTYRADSLVLVPTMLQRILDLGDEVLAKYDSSTIKVIFAAGSAIAPDVVTRTLDYFNDSLYNLYGSTECAVMTVATPEDLRKAPATAGRAPVGIRIVLLDENRKPITEPNVIGTVFVDNGFAFTGYTDGRTKEIVDGMMSSGDVGHFDADGLLFIDGRDDDMIVSGGENVFPLEVENLIAGRDDIFEAAVVGVDDREFGKRLRAFVVPGPDSTRNPQEIKDYVKANLARYKVPREVIFLDELPRNATGKLLRKPLIEMDVDAS; this comes from the coding sequence GTTCGGCCCGTTCGCCGGTGTGGTCATGCACGCCGCGCAGACCGGGCCCAGCGCGGGCGCTATCGTCGACGAACGCGGGGAACTGACCTTCGGCCAGCTCGACGAGCAGTCCAACGCCTTGGCCCGCGGCCTCGCGGACCAGGGACTCCAGCCCGGTGACGTGGTTGCCGTATTGGCGCGTGACCACCGCGGCATGGTGCTGAGCCTGCTGGCGACCGGCAAACTCGGCGTACGCACCGTGCTGATGAACACCAGCTTCGCCAAGCCGCAGTTCGCGGACGTGGCCGAGCGCGAGCACGTGAAGGCCGTGCTGCACGACAGCGAGTTCCTCGAACTGATGAGCGCGATCCCCGCCGACATCCCACGCGTGCTCACCTGGGTGGACGAGAAGGACAACGCCGACCCGTCGATTCCGACCATCGAGTCGCTGGTTGTGCGGCGCTCCACCGCGCCGCTGCCCGCACCGGCGAAGCCGGGCGGCGTGGTCGTCCTCACCAGCGGTACCACCGGCACCCCGAAAGGCGCGCCACGCGACCGGGTGAGCCCGTTCGCTTCGGCCCAGTTCCTCGACCGGGTGCCGCTGCCCAACAACGGCACCATGCTCATGGCGGCGCCGATCTTCCACGGCACCGGCCTATCCCAGTTCACCCTCGGTCTCGCGCTCGGCAACCGGGTGGTCTTCCAGCAGCGCCGCTTCGACCCGGAGAAGACGCTAGCGAACATCACCACCTACCGCGCGGACTCGCTGGTCTTGGTGCCGACCATGCTGCAGCGCATCCTGGACTTGGGCGACGAGGTGCTGGCGAAGTACGACTCGAGCACCATCAAGGTGATCTTCGCGGCAGGCTCGGCCATCGCGCCCGACGTCGTGACCCGCACACTGGACTACTTCAACGACAGCCTCTACAACCTGTACGGCTCGACCGAGTGCGCCGTCATGACCGTCGCCACCCCCGAGGACCTGCGCAAGGCGCCGGCCACCGCGGGCCGCGCCCCGGTCGGCATCCGGATCGTGCTGCTGGACGAGAACCGAAAGCCGATCACCGAGCCGAATGTCATCGGAACCGTCTTCGTGGACAACGGCTTCGCGTTCACCGGCTACACCGACGGCCGCACCAAGGAGATCGTGGACGGCATGATGTCCAGTGGCGACGTCGGGCATTTCGACGCCGACGGCCTGCTCTTCATCGACGGCCGCGACGACGACATGATCGTCTCCGGCGGCGAGAACGTCTTCCCGCTAGAGGTGGAGAACCTCATCGCGGGCCGCGACGACATCTTCGAGGCCGCGGTGGTCGGCGTGGACGACCGCGAATTCGGAAAGCGGCTGCGCGCCTTCGTCGTTCCCGGCCCGGACTCCACGCGGAATCCGCAGGAGATCAAGGACTACGTCAAGGCGAATCTGGCGCGCTACAAAGTGCCGCGCGAGGTGATCTTCCTCGACGAGCTACCCCGCAATGCCACGGGCAAACTATTGCGCAAGCCGCTGATCGAGATGGACGTCGACGCGAGCTGA
- a CDS encoding PepSY domain-containing protein: MSPLAINASNWHGAVGMWVLPLLLLLSATGLTWSTYAGANVTELRQQLNWTTPAVSTALPGTAAPVHDSGGDHHGGDHGAPASADPVDRISQLDRVYETARANGVTQAAEIAVPGAPGKAFAVKERRIPGIYTVDAVAVDGATGAVTDRLAYADWPLMAELTNWGIQFHMGLMFGLLNQLLLLAAMLGLITVIVRGYLMWWRRRPTRGEGGLALGRVPRRGALRKTSPWLVVPLLAAALVVGWFAPLVGSSLLIFLAVDVLIGLTGRVRAAS, encoded by the coding sequence ATCTCCCCACTTGCGATCAATGCCTCGAACTGGCACGGCGCGGTCGGCATGTGGGTGCTTCCGCTGCTGCTTCTGCTGTCGGCGACCGGCTTGACCTGGTCGACCTACGCGGGCGCGAACGTCACCGAGCTACGTCAGCAGCTCAATTGGACCACGCCCGCGGTCAGCACCGCGTTGCCCGGAACCGCTGCACCCGTCCATGATTCGGGTGGCGATCACCACGGCGGCGACCATGGAGCGCCCGCGTCCGCCGACCCGGTCGACCGGATCAGCCAGCTGGATCGGGTGTATGAGACCGCCCGCGCCAACGGGGTCACCCAGGCCGCCGAGATCGCGGTCCCGGGCGCGCCGGGCAAGGCGTTCGCGGTGAAGGAACGACGGATACCCGGCATCTACACCGTCGACGCGGTCGCCGTCGACGGAGCCACCGGCGCGGTCACCGACCGCTTGGCCTACGCCGACTGGCCGCTGATGGCCGAGCTCACCAACTGGGGCATCCAGTTCCACATGGGTCTCATGTTCGGGCTGCTCAACCAGCTGTTGCTGCTCGCGGCGATGCTCGGCCTGATCACCGTGATCGTCCGCGGCTACCTCATGTGGTGGCGTCGGCGACCAACCCGCGGTGAGGGTGGGTTGGCACTGGGCCGTGTGCCGCGGCGAGGCGCGCTGCGCAAGACCTCACCCTGGCTGGTCGTGCCGCTGCTGGCCGCCGCGCTCGTGGTCGGCTGGTTCGCCCCACTGGTCGGCTCGAGCCTGCTCATTTTCCTCGCCGTCGACGTCCTGATCGGCCTCACCGGGCGAGTGCGCGCCGCCTCGTAG
- a CDS encoding DUF6319 family protein, with product MPSPRTKPQPLSDSEIQQIATDIAGGSPPMVWFTAAAVGVPEGRSGKVVALGDPADGDFLQVRPTGSKDVLSFSPTEVTLTKPPRGAAVSAAQPKPTTRKESAVTQTPTFTSTATPPGRGSAPTPPVTPKPLGSTPESGERDSVAKGQAKQTTAANAAKPAKAPAARKTKAPEVTVTLTGTADGEWSVDVVSGKKRTVRGLPVNSSAVAQAAKVLHPEVADVVAGILDAARGVQEAKVQQLQAELEEAKRLLEDLRD from the coding sequence ATGCCGTCGCCAAGAACCAAGCCACAACCATTGTCGGACAGTGAGATTCAGCAGATCGCCACGGACATCGCCGGTGGCAGCCCGCCCATGGTGTGGTTCACCGCGGCCGCGGTCGGCGTGCCAGAGGGACGGTCGGGAAAGGTGGTCGCGCTGGGTGACCCAGCCGACGGAGACTTCCTGCAGGTCCGGCCGACCGGCTCGAAAGATGTACTGTCCTTCTCCCCGACGGAGGTGACGTTGACCAAGCCGCCGCGAGGGGCCGCCGTCTCCGCTGCCCAGCCGAAGCCGACAACAAGAAAGGAATCCGCTGTGACCCAGACGCCGACCTTTACGAGCACCGCGACACCGCCCGGACGGGGGAGCGCCCCGACGCCGCCGGTCACCCCGAAACCGCTGGGGAGCACACCGGAATCAGGTGAACGGGACAGTGTGGCCAAGGGCCAGGCCAAGCAGACAACGGCGGCGAACGCGGCCAAGCCTGCCAAGGCGCCCGCCGCACGCAAGACGAAGGCCCCCGAGGTCACGGTGACGCTGACCGGCACTGCCGACGGCGAGTGGTCGGTCGATGTGGTCAGCGGTAAGAAGCGGACGGTGCGCGGCCTTCCGGTGAACAGTTCGGCGGTGGCGCAGGCGGCCAAGGTCCTGCATCCCGAGGTTGCCGATGTGGTGGCCGGGATCCTGGACGCGGCGCGCGGCGTACAGGAAGCCAAGGTTCAGCAGCTACAGGCCGAGCTCGAGGAGGCCAAGCGCCTGCTGGAAGACCTGCGCGACTGA
- a CDS encoding DUF6924 domain-containing protein, protein MQRSNWPLLDGRTRPLAMKEWGDLAVMDPDAGKRPRGRGFLAAEKDWLHIDAGLALENPIVTLYAGDDPGAENGWDEVEEITVISTTGFLALCDSGYEPLRKENLAIAGVGPYLIRVHSSDRSSDGKKPRFLIQVIPGERTGAEPEPPSSTIEEAAGPLLVRTSFEQPDEWARLLHALEGGSEHYESITVIDNRAYAGFTADQIRARIGRDDEEWPDSTLVLIADEWALASAEFPLLAVNNLPDDDDDPFRITLAAAGSFVVNMELANTSFGEWGGVT, encoded by the coding sequence ATGCAGCGTTCCAACTGGCCACTCCTTGACGGCCGCACCCGCCCGCTCGCGATGAAGGAGTGGGGCGACCTGGCCGTCATGGACCCCGACGCCGGCAAGCGGCCGCGCGGACGCGGGTTCCTTGCGGCCGAGAAAGACTGGCTGCACATCGACGCCGGTCTTGCCCTGGAGAACCCCATCGTCACCCTCTACGCCGGAGATGACCCGGGAGCAGAGAACGGCTGGGACGAGGTCGAAGAGATCACCGTGATCTCCACGACCGGCTTCCTCGCCCTGTGCGACAGCGGATACGAGCCTCTGCGCAAAGAGAATCTCGCCATCGCAGGAGTCGGCCCCTACCTGATCCGCGTCCATTCCAGTGACCGGTCGTCGGACGGCAAGAAGCCCCGCTTCCTCATCCAGGTCATCCCCGGCGAGCGTACGGGGGCCGAGCCCGAGCCGCCCTCCTCCACGATCGAGGAGGCCGCCGGTCCGCTCCTGGTGCGGACGTCCTTCGAGCAGCCAGATGAGTGGGCACGCCTGCTCCATGCCCTCGAAGGAGGCTCGGAGCACTACGAGTCGATCACCGTCATCGACAACCGCGCCTACGCGGGCTTCACGGCGGATCAGATCCGGGCGCGGATCGGGCGCGATGACGAGGAATGGCCCGACAGCACTCTCGTCCTCATCGCCGACGAGTGGGCACTGGCCTCCGCAGAGTTCCCGTTGCTGGCCGTGAACAACCTGCCCGACGATGACGATGATCCCTTCCGGATCACCCTCGCGGCGGCCGGTTCCTTTGTCGTCAACATGGAGCTGGCGAACACGAGCTTTGGTGAGTGGGGCGGTGTCACCTGA
- a CDS encoding pyruvoyl-dependent arginine decarboxylase, translated as MPGRSLTIEIGAATGVGPTAMAAFDAALRGLGVGEANLIRLSSVIPPRATLERTSRVRKPISWGDRLYCVYAVQHANEPGASAAAGIGWVLRDDHSGAGLFVEHEAETTEKVSDLIRSSLTDMTRHRPERFGPVHLCTTETTSDGDPACALVLAAYHTTPWSPR; from the coding sequence ATGCCAGGTCGATCGCTGACGATCGAGATAGGAGCCGCAACCGGCGTGGGGCCGACCGCCATGGCGGCGTTCGATGCGGCGCTTCGCGGTCTGGGAGTTGGTGAGGCCAATTTGATCCGCTTGTCGTCGGTCATTCCACCACGCGCGACCCTGGAACGCACCAGCCGGGTGCGCAAGCCGATCTCCTGGGGCGATCGCCTCTACTGCGTGTATGCGGTCCAGCACGCGAACGAACCCGGTGCGAGCGCCGCCGCGGGTATCGGCTGGGTGCTGCGCGACGACCATTCCGGCGCAGGGCTTTTCGTGGAGCACGAAGCCGAGACCACCGAGAAGGTGTCCGACCTGATCCGGTCCAGTTTGACCGACATGACGCGGCACCGGCCGGAGCGCTTCGGCCCTGTCCACCTGTGCACCACCGAGACCACCTCCGACGGCGATCCGGCCTGCGCGCTTGTTCTCGCCGCCTACCACACCACCCCGTGGAGCCCACGGTGA
- the galK gene encoding galactokinase, with translation MRTWAAPGRVNIIGEHTDYNEGFVLPIALPLVVRCGAAVRDDGQVRVVSRQRPGEPVLAAVSALAAQRERVPGWSRYPLGVVAAFERRGNQIPGVDLDLDGAVPIGAGLSSSAALSCAVALALRDLFAPSLTDRALIDLARAAENDYVGAPTGLLDQSAAILCTAGHALFLDVRGFAADTGTSPRGVGHEQIPFDLDRFGLELLVIDTGQPHDLVDGGYAERRAQCVAAAGELGVDALRDVASAASVERIADDALRRRARHVVTENARVLAIAKRLRDGADPRGIGSTLTEGHASLRDDFEVSTSALDTAVSAALAAGAHGARMVGGGFGGSVIALVDRERTVAVAEMARRRFADAGLADPRTFVVVPAAGAHRID, from the coding sequence TTGCGGACATGGGCGGCGCCGGGGCGGGTCAACATCATCGGTGAGCACACCGATTACAACGAGGGTTTCGTTCTGCCGATCGCGCTGCCGCTGGTGGTGCGGTGCGGGGCCGCGGTGCGCGACGACGGGCAGGTGCGGGTCGTCTCGCGGCAGCGGCCCGGCGAGCCGGTGCTCGCCGCGGTATCCGCGCTCGCCGCACAGCGGGAGCGGGTGCCGGGATGGTCGCGTTATCCGCTCGGGGTCGTCGCCGCATTCGAGCGGCGCGGAAACCAGATCCCTGGCGTGGACCTCGACCTGGACGGCGCGGTGCCGATCGGCGCCGGGCTGTCGTCCTCGGCGGCGCTGTCCTGCGCGGTGGCCCTCGCGCTGCGGGATCTCTTCGCGCCCAGCCTGACCGACCGTGCGCTGATCGACCTGGCCCGCGCCGCCGAGAACGACTACGTCGGTGCGCCGACCGGGCTGCTCGACCAGTCGGCCGCGATCCTGTGCACGGCCGGGCACGCGCTGTTCCTGGACGTTCGCGGTTTCGCCGCCGACACCGGGACGTCGCCGCGCGGCGTCGGGCACGAGCAGATCCCGTTCGACCTGGACAGGTTCGGCCTCGAGCTGCTGGTTATCGATACCGGGCAGCCGCACGACCTGGTCGACGGCGGCTACGCCGAGCGGCGCGCCCAATGTGTGGCGGCGGCCGGGGAACTTGGCGTCGACGCTTTGCGTGACGTCGCGTCCGCGGCGTCCGTCGAGCGGATCGCCGATGACGCGCTGCGTCGCCGGGCCCGGCATGTAGTGACCGAGAACGCCAGAGTGCTCGCGATTGCCAAAAGATTGCGGGACGGCGCCGATCCGCGCGGGATCGGCTCGACCCTCACCGAGGGGCACGCCTCGTTGCGCGATGATTTCGAGGTCTCCACCTCGGCTCTGGACACGGCCGTGAGCGCCGCGCTCGCGGCGGGGGCGCATGGCGCGCGCATGGTCGGCGGCGGGTTCGGCGGGAGTGTGATCGCCCTGGTCGATCGCGAGCGGACCGTGGCCGTGGCGGAGATGGCGCGGAGACGCTTCGCCGACGCGGGTCTTGCCGATCCGCGCACGTTCGTGGTTGTTCCCGCGGCAGGCGCGCACCGCATCGACTGA
- a CDS encoding GGDEF domain-containing protein produces MIATNVAIDSHAVSLVTMAVVLAGTLAMMGIGLHIHRPVHPLPWYLLSASAVLFATGTALREATHHSIHPVDDAFTLLGYVGVGLAALIWLYPRQVRGNHDLLLDSALIGLGALLASWAFLISPILQLHATTLDTLVAAIYPVLDALLLTLVAHSVATATRSETSLRLLHAGLIALLLGDLGYSLETVGTPIGRDVLLAPLLAAYATVGVAALHPTMAALGTPRRIHPHHSRQRASVIAVALIVASLVPVVGSSLDTLDRVVVSSLFALLLVGVLVRSERAIVRSARSERRAQYQADHDMLTGLLNRAALLRSLDGNREQWGEQPICLLFIDLDGFKNVNDSYGHAVGDELIATAAARIRRVVRREDAVSRYGGDEFVVLSPLARQEAAVLAERLIGAFVRPFELSAGEIPITASIGIACVGPRSSDTGVHNLIRDADAAMYHAKENSLGYTFHDDARHPLTNAGRRICRPADRSTSNAV; encoded by the coding sequence GTGATCGCGACGAATGTCGCGATCGACTCGCATGCGGTGTCGTTGGTGACGATGGCGGTCGTCCTCGCCGGAACGCTCGCGATGATGGGCATCGGGCTGCACATCCACCGGCCCGTCCATCCGCTGCCCTGGTATCTGCTGTCCGCCTCCGCCGTGCTGTTCGCGACGGGGACCGCGCTGCGCGAGGCGACCCACCACTCGATCCATCCGGTCGACGACGCGTTCACCCTGCTCGGCTACGTCGGGGTCGGCCTCGCCGCGCTGATCTGGTTGTACCCGCGCCAGGTTCGCGGCAACCACGACCTGCTGCTGGACTCCGCCCTGATCGGCCTCGGCGCGCTGCTGGCCTCCTGGGCATTTCTCATCTCGCCGATCCTGCAGTTACACGCCACCACGCTGGACACGCTGGTGGCGGCGATCTACCCGGTGCTCGACGCGCTGCTGCTCACCCTGGTCGCGCACTCGGTGGCCACCGCGACGCGCTCGGAGACCTCGCTACGGCTGCTGCACGCCGGGCTGATCGCGCTGCTGCTCGGCGATCTGGGCTACAGCCTGGAGACCGTGGGCACCCCCATCGGGCGCGACGTCCTGCTCGCTCCACTGCTGGCCGCCTACGCCACCGTGGGTGTCGCGGCGCTGCACCCGACCATGGCCGCGCTCGGGACACCGCGCCGGATCCATCCGCACCACTCCAGGCAGCGGGCCAGCGTCATCGCGGTCGCGCTGATCGTGGCTTCACTGGTCCCGGTAGTCGGGTCCAGCTTGGACACCCTCGACCGCGTGGTGGTGTCGTCGCTGTTCGCGCTACTACTGGTCGGAGTGCTGGTGCGGAGCGAGCGCGCCATCGTGCGTAGTGCACGCAGCGAACGACGCGCCCAGTACCAGGCCGACCACGACATGCTCACCGGCCTGCTGAACCGGGCCGCGCTGCTGCGCTCGCTCGACGGCAATCGCGAGCAGTGGGGCGAGCAGCCGATCTGCCTGCTGTTCATCGACCTGGACGGCTTCAAGAACGTCAACGACAGTTACGGGCACGCGGTCGGCGACGAGCTGATCGCGACCGCGGCCGCCCGGATTCGGCGTGTGGTGCGCCGCGAGGACGCGGTGTCCCGGTACGGCGGCGACGAGTTCGTCGTGCTGTCCCCGTTGGCCAGGCAGGAGGCCGCGGTGCTGGCCGAACGGCTGATCGGCGCGTTCGTCCGGCCGTTCGAGCTGAGTGCGGGCGAGATTCCGATCACCGCGAGCATCGGCATCGCGTGCGTCGGTCCGCGCAGCTCGGACACCGGCGTCCACAACCTGATCCGCGACGCGGATGCGGCCATGTACCACGCGAAGGAGAACTCGCTCGGCTACACGTTCCACGACGATGCGAGGCATCCGCTCACAAACGCCGGGCGCCGGATCTGCCGCCCAGCCGATAGATCCACCAGCAACGCGGTGTGA
- a CDS encoding sodium:solute symporter family protein, whose product MTAADVRRAAATTHLDAATTLQLDAGAVDYVLVALYFVFVLGIGLLARQRVSSSIDFFLSGRSLPAWVTGLAFISANLGAVEIMGMSANGAQYGFPTFHYFWIGAVPAMLFLGVVMMPFYYGSKVRSVPEFMRRRFGTGAHLVNALSFAVAQILIAGVNLYLLGSIVNVLLGWPLWVSVIVAAAIVLSYITLGGLSAAIYNEVLQFFVIVAALLPLTLVGLHKVGGWSGLKEKITASPGGPQQLDSWPGNALSGFSDNFLSVVGIVFGLGFVLSFGYWTTNFVEVQRAMATHSISAARRTPIIGAYPKMFIPLIVVIPGMISAVLVPQMAEYKTAVTANPDFESDTTYNQALLYLMKDVLPNGLLGVGLAGLLAAFMAGMAANISAFNTVFSYDLWQQYVRRERPDGYYLGVGRLATVGATVAAIFTAFIASGFSNMMDYLQTLFSFFNAPLFATFILGMFWKRMTPTAGWMGLVCGTGSAILVFILHETKVFELSGQGASFVAAGVAFVVDIVVSVAVSQVTQPKPAAELIGLVYSETPKDVRTDPEADTLPWYQRPVLLASIALVLVIALNIVVG is encoded by the coding sequence CTGACCGCCGCCGACGTACGCCGGGCAGCTGCGACCACACATCTCGACGCCGCCACCACGCTCCAGCTGGACGCGGGCGCCGTCGATTACGTGCTGGTCGCCCTGTATTTCGTGTTCGTGCTCGGCATCGGCCTTCTGGCCAGGCAGCGCGTCTCCTCCAGCATCGACTTCTTCCTGTCCGGGCGTTCGCTGCCCGCCTGGGTGACCGGTCTGGCATTCATCTCCGCGAACCTGGGCGCGGTGGAGATCATGGGCATGTCCGCCAACGGCGCCCAATACGGTTTCCCGACCTTCCACTACTTCTGGATCGGCGCGGTGCCCGCCATGCTGTTCCTCGGCGTGGTGATGATGCCGTTCTACTACGGCTCCAAAGTGCGCAGCGTGCCGGAGTTCATGCGCAGGCGTTTCGGCACCGGCGCGCACCTGGTGAACGCGCTGAGCTTCGCGGTAGCGCAGATCCTCATCGCGGGTGTCAACCTGTACCTGCTCGGCTCCATCGTGAACGTGCTGCTGGGTTGGCCGCTGTGGGTGTCGGTGATCGTGGCCGCCGCGATCGTGCTCTCCTACATCACCCTCGGCGGCTTGTCCGCCGCGATCTACAACGAGGTGCTGCAGTTTTTCGTCATCGTGGCCGCGCTGCTGCCGCTCACCCTGGTCGGCCTGCACAAGGTCGGCGGCTGGAGCGGACTGAAGGAGAAGATCACCGCCTCGCCGGGCGGGCCGCAACAGCTGGATTCCTGGCCGGGCAATGCGCTGAGCGGGTTCAGCGACAACTTCCTGTCGGTGGTCGGCATCGTGTTCGGGCTCGGGTTCGTCCTCTCCTTCGGATACTGGACCACGAACTTCGTCGAGGTACAGCGCGCGATGGCGACGCACTCCATCTCGGCGGCGCGACGCACCCCGATCATCGGCGCCTACCCGAAGATGTTCATCCCGCTGATCGTGGTGATCCCGGGGATGATCAGCGCCGTGCTGGTGCCGCAGATGGCCGAGTACAAAACGGCGGTGACGGCGAATCCGGATTTCGAGAGCGACACCACCTACAACCAGGCGCTGCTGTACCTGATGAAGGATGTGCTGCCCAACGGTCTGCTCGGCGTGGGCCTCGCCGGTCTGCTCGCGGCGTTCATGGCGGGCATGGCGGCCAACATCTCCGCGTTCAACACCGTGTTCAGCTATGACCTGTGGCAGCAGTACGTGCGGCGCGAGCGGCCGGACGGCTACTACCTCGGCGTGGGCCGGCTGGCCACCGTCGGCGCGACCGTGGCCGCGATCTTCACCGCGTTCATCGCGTCCGGCTTCAGCAACATGATGGATTATCTGCAGACCCTGTTCAGCTTCTTCAACGCGCCGCTGTTCGCCACGTTCATCCTCGGCATGTTCTGGAAACGGATGACGCCGACCGCGGGTTGGATGGGCCTGGTCTGCGGAACCGGTTCGGCGATTCTCGTTTTCATCCTGCACGAGACGAAGGTGTTCGAATTGTCCGGCCAAGGCGCGAGCTTCGTCGCGGCGGGGGTCGCGTTCGTGGTCGACATCGTGGTGAGCGTCGCGGTCAGCCAGGTGACACAGCCCAAACCCGCGGCCGAGCTGATCGGGCTGGTGTATTCGGAGACGCCGAAGGATGTACGCACCGACCCCGAGGCCGACACGCTGCCCTGGTATCAGCGCCCGGTCTTGCTGGCAAGCATCGCCCTCGTGCTCGTCATCGCCCTCAACATCGTCGTCGGATAG